The Triticum aestivum cultivar Chinese Spring chromosome 4B, IWGSC CS RefSeq v2.1, whole genome shotgun sequence sequence GCAAAAGTGCCTACCCTAGAATGCACTACAGAGACGCGTCTCAACCGACACCAATCGCCTCCGAAGATCAACAACTACATTGGACTTCACTTGTCGATGCACCGATCGCCCTTAATGCCAAAGGAGGAGACGACAAGCAAATGATGGGACTTGGTCAGTCCAGAGAAAGGCATCACCTTGGATTCCCAGCGATGGCGTACATGGCGCCTCTGAAGAACAATCTTGGGCAGTGGCAAGCATCGGACGAGCGTAACAAGGAACCTCCAAGCCAAGTCTCCAAACACAATGCTCCCAACGAAGGTACGACGTCGTGGATGCCGCCATCGTGTCAATCCCACACCGAGCCTAGGCTTTCACCCGGAGACATCTACCAAACAAACACGGGAGCAGGAAAGTGTCAACACGCCTCAGCAACACCTCCAAGGAGGGGACAACGACCACGGGTGCCGTCGCTGCCGGCACTGACAAATGGGCAGGACTTTCGTCTGTTTTTGCCGCACACCTCCCACCCTCGACGCCGGTCTGGGGCCATCGTCCTAGTTGCTCGCACCGCTGGTGCCGTAACACCACGTCGTTGTAGTCGTAGCATCACGGTCCACCAACACCCGCATGGCCAAGATCGCATTCCACCTCCCGCCCAAACGAGAGAAACACAGCATGGCACCTCCATCCCCACTGGACAGGGCTGCACACCTCGCACAGCAGCTGTCTCACTCTAGACAGCTGCCACTGCCACAACCCTTTGTCCCAGACCTGACCCCGATGGGCCCAAATCGAGCCCACACTTACCCCTCCTTCTGCATCGGCGCCTCTAGGAGGGCAGCCGTATGCCCACACCCGAGTTGACCGCTGGTCGCCGCACTCCGGGAGCTCCCGCCACTCTTGGTCAAACTCCACACAGCTGTCGTCACCATGGGAGCCGATCCGCACGGCCCTCCACTCTCGCACCGGCACAATATGTAGGCGTTGTTCCTCGACAGACTACTCCGCTCCTCCGCGAATCTCCGTCTCGCGCCATGGCCTGACCTCGCGCCGCTCGTGTGATGCCACCCCTTCGCGCAAAGgggcgggggagggagggggcgTCTGGGCTTGCTGACCTCGCCCGCCGCCTTTGACGGCCAGACCCCATCACCATCTGGGACGGGGGTCTCTGGCGTCTAGGGTTAGCTCTCTGGAACCGCCCACGCGTGCAGTCTGGGAGGGAGGGGAAAGTTTTTGCTCCTGTAAATATCAGTTTTGATAAAGCACGtttagatgtgctctaagtattgcaCATGTAAATCCCATGTCATTAATTTACGCTAAGCTTCATGCAAGTATTTTTTTTAAttgattgagtcacttagatgtgTGATAAACTCAAATAATATATTGAAAACCGGACTAAAATTGACCCGACCACCCATAAGAAGACACGCCGCCGAGGCACAAATTTGCcctatggacgaaatcaaatcacagaatgaactgcccgtgaaactatttcatgcggctgacctttttgtgtgacgcccgacacgaaggcgccacactacactgtgcaacgcctcacagatagacgctacacgcctggccagcgttgcaccccagactgcctaaaaattgctaagtcaatgtgcagagcctaagagctaggcgctgcactgtatagtggggcgcctagctctcaggcgctgcactagtggttgcactataaaatgaagcaaccactagtgcaacgcctagaagctagcGCTGCACACcgacttagtaattttcggatcacacggATGCAACaatggccaggcgtgtagcgcctatctgtgaggcgttgcacagtgtagtgtgacgccttcgtgtcgggcgtcgcACAAAAAGGTCAgtcgcgtgaaatagtttcacgggcagttcattctgtgatttaatTTCATCCATAGatcaaatttgtcaattttgccaGCCGCCGCGAGAAGTAGAGATGAGCTTGCATCCGAGATAGCAAGAGAGAACCAAGTTTTCTGCCAAACCAGCCAACAAAAGCTGACATTTCTTTTCACCTGGCGAGCGCTGGTGGTTACGCGCTACAGATCGTTAGTCCATTTAGATGCATCACTCGATCGGATTTGGCGTTACGTCACTGACCGAACCAACCCAGATCACGTGGACAATATGCCAAATTCAAGCAGTGACTCGAGTCACGTAACGGTATCGCTCGAGTGGAACTGCCTGGCATAACGGTGCCAGAATTTAGACTGATGTAAGCTACTccttccgatccatattaattgacacTAATTTAATACAACTTTAGTAATAAAAAATACATCAGTAAAGATAGTGCATGGCACATGCGGGCGAGCTTTCGCCCTATGTCCAAATTCTAAAAATTTACACGTATAGCCTACATATGTACTTAATGACTAGTGAAGCATGACTAATAAGTGACAAACTTTCAAACTTGCAAATTCAAACTCCACTCAAAACCAACTTCACAAAAATCTTTATTTGCCACTCGGTATGTAAGTTGACGTCATGGCGAACTCGAACTCCGACATCGATAGAGAAGAACGCAACTGTGCTACCAATGATGATAACACCACGATGGTGTAAGGATTGCGACTTGAGTACGCCCAGCCGACGaccgcccgcctccgccgccggcgatTTTGTGCCCGGTAATGCCACCGCCGCCCGTCCGTCCAGCCGTGCCACCCTAGCCGTCGCCGACCCGTCGATTTTAGTCCGCCCCGCCAATGACCGTGCGGCCGATTCAGAGGTTCGCCGGACCTCTGGCGGCTGTAGCAGCTCACGGGCGCCTTCCCTGGTAGCCGTTGTCTGCCGCCGAAGCTAGTAGGCCAGCCACACGACCATTTCAATCCACCGAGCCGGTGGTTTCTCGGTCGTTGCCGCCGTTGTTGCGACGCCGCGAGCAGAGTCCTCCGGCAGCCACGCGGGCGTCCAAAGGTTATTGAAGCAGCCATCGCCCACTCCATACCCTTTGTGCTGCCCATCAACGCCCCGACCCGCCACCGGCCGGTTTCTTCCTCGCACGCGACGTGTTTGATAAAATTATTTATTAGAGTAGGAGGTTTACATTACCAAATATATCATTTATTGGAGTTGCACTTTTACATCATCAATATgcatcatctgttggagttgcCCTTTTTTAAAAGATGTAAAATGCACTTTTTGGAGATGTAACCTGTTTTACATGTCCAAaatttacatcatctattgaagatgTTGTTACATCTTCTccaggtgttgtattttacatcttcTGGAGACAGATATGTAACAAAATCACATCTACGTCATCTGTTGAAGATGGTTTTGAGTCTCAAAGATGAAAAAGTAAGCTATTTTTACATCTACATCATCTATTAAAGATACTCTTAATATATATACTTCGTCCATTTCTAAATGcaagtctttgtagatattcctataaaagactacatacggagcaaaatgagtgaatttacactctaaaatgcatctatgtaTATCCGTATGTGTACAAAGGAGGAAGTACTAATCAGACTAAAATCGTGGCAACTGTCCACTCAGAGCGACACTGGCCGACGTGACCACCCACGAGAAGACGCAGACGCCGCCGAGAAGTGGACATGAGCTTGCATCCGAGATAGCAAAGAGAGAACGAAGTTTTCTGCCAAACCAGCCCACAAAAGCTGACCTTTCTTTTCACCTGGTGAGCGCTGGTGGTTCCGCGCTACAGATCGTTTCTTCCCTCCTTTTTGACGAGGGGACGCGCTACAGATCGTTGGTCCATTTAGATGCATCATCGTCACTTGATGAGCTTTGGCGTTACGTCACTGGCCGAGCAAAAACCCTGTCCACTGCGTAACCGTGTCGCTCGAGTGGAACTGCGTGGCATAACGGTGCCAAAATTAAGACCGACGTAAGCTACTTCTTCCtatccatattaattgacgctgATTTAATACAACTTTAGTAACAGAAAATACATCAATAAAGATAGTGCATGGCGCATGCGGGCGAGCTTTCACCCTACGTCCAAAATTTAAAAATTTACACGTAAAATTTACATATGTACTTAATGACGGGTGAAGTGTGAAAGCACCCCTctgtttcaaaataagtgtctactttctactaaagttagtataaaatcgagacacttattttgagacagagggactAGCAAGCTTTCAAACTTACAAATTCACACTCTACCCACCATCAAGTTCACAAATATCTTTATTTGCCACTCGGTATGTATGTTGACGTCACGGCGTACTTGAACTCCGACATTGATAGAGAAGAATGCAACTGtgctatcgaggataacaacaCCGTGATCGTGTAAGGATTGCGACTTGAGTGTTGCAAAAGGAAGTTTGAGTGTGTTTTTATGATGGATATCATTTGGCGGCGTCTCATATAATATACTATATTTTTATTGCCTTAGTTGTACATCCTTTTCTCTATGCTTAACGAGGGGTGCAAATGTGTATTGTTTAGGGTAGCCGGTGGCCCTATCTAGTCCAACCAAATGAACcgcattttttttaatttatttggtTGAACAAAATATGGCTAGGCGTCAAATCTTGAACGTACAACTAAGCAAAATCGAGTGTGGTtagatcatcaacaacaacaacaagttaaAAACCCGTACACAATGTGGTGAACTCGTGACCAGTGGATGTACATGTTACATATCCTGATCCGAGATATCAGAATATCTCTGAGTTAATTTTACCTGGTGAGCAATCTTGGAATCAatcggaaaataaaataaaatctcaCAGTTAATATTTTTCCAGTAAAAAAGTAAGCAAGGAACCCCTAAAACCGAGAGCTCTTCTCCTAATAGGCAGAGCTCCAAAACGAACTTGCGACTCTCCCCCCGACCCTCACCCCCATCGCCCGCCGCCTTCGGCCTCCCCCGCCCGATCTCGCCGTCGCCATGGAggacgacgacgagttcggcgacCTCTACACGGACATCGTCCTCCCGACGGCCGAGCCccccaggccgccgccgcccgccgaaaCCCCGCCGCGCGCAGCCCCGGCCCCAAACCCTAATTCCGCGCCAGCTCCCGCGTCGGCCGCGGCAGCGGCGGGCgccgaggaagacgacgacgacgactggcTGCTCGGAGGGGGCGAACCCCTCGCCGGGGTCGACCCCACCACCGACTGGGTCGACGAGGACGACGATGGCGGCGCGGCCCCCGCCGTGAAGCGCGAGGTTGATGCGAAGCCGCCGCCCCCCGCCGCGGAGGATCCCGATCCGCTCATGGGGGTCGGCGCGGACGACCCCGGGGCGGCCATCCCGGGGCTCTCGtcctcggcggcggccggtggtgcggCCGGGAGCGAGGACTGGGATAGCGACAGCGAGGACGACCTCCAGATCGTGCTCAACGAGACGGACGGACGCCGGCGGCTCGGGGAGGACGAAGGCGACGACGAGGACGGGGAAGACCTCCTCATCGTCGCCGATGGGCTTCACATCCCCGGCATGGAGGAGCAGGAGTGGGTGGAGGACGGGACAGCGGCTGGGCCCGAGGGAGAGAGAAAAGAGGGCGGTGAGCCTGGGAAGACGGGCCCCATGCCTGGCGGGAGGATCGGGTACAGTGGCGGCGGCCCGGGGTTCAACCCGCAGCACCATTCCATGTTCAAGGTCAGTTATTCGGGCCAAGAAGCCGTTCGATGCGCTCGGCCCACCCCCAAAGAGGGAGACGGCGTAAACCCGGGTTGCAACTCGCTATGCTTTAGGTTGTACTGTGTAAATTCCTGATAAAGTTTAGTTTCTTCCTTAGATTCTTTTGCATTCCTGCTTACTGTCCGACAATGTATACTGTAAATGCAATTTATATAACATATAAAGGGAACAAAGGAAAATACAATGATTTTGCATTTACTTTTTCATGCTTCCGTATAGCAACTTCAAGAGCCTTCTGAATGTTTAATCCCCGTGGTGGAGTTATAATTCTTTGTTTAGTTTGTGAAGTAGTTAACAAGATGGCGGCATCGATACAGATTGGTCACTGAATTTCAAGTCAGTAACTTCATTTCAGATGCTGGTGTGATGTAGATGAAGTCAGCCATTTCGAGGGACATGCCGGTTATTTCATGATACGAGATACTGGCAAGGTTGGCAGGTGCTCGAAGCTGGCAATATCACTGTTGTCCAGTAAGAGATAAGGCACACATTAGTTGACCCAGCTCCAAGAGCGGGCACTATGATGTACATAAGTTTGCTTGTCAAGCCCAATCTTCAGGCTGTGTCCAAAATATCTCGTTGTTCTAGCTACACGCACTCAAGTTACAGTATTCGTTGGCTGTACGCGCTCAAGTCACATTCTCCCTGACTGTAGGTCTGATAGTTCTAGCTATTTCTCTGTGCTAAACTCGACTACAGAACTCTGgggaaattggcaaacagctgctGACAGGCGTTTTCCTGTTCCTTGCCGCGAACACAAATATTGACTCTACCTCTAGCAGGAGAGAGTTTAACAATCCTGCACTGGGACTCTTAGGACTAATGGTCATTTGACTGTGGTTGGACCCTGTATGATCAAAGAAGGCCTGAATGATTTAGGTGCAGTTGTAACTGTTCAATCCTAAATGTATCGGCACATTTTGTCAGTGTGGAATTTTGTTCTATTGATGTCTGCCTGGATATAACTAGCTGCTCAGAGCTCTAGCATAGTCAAATTACGTACTACTATTAACCTGGGGATGTGAGATCAGATCTCTTGCAAGTTAATGATAAATTCTATGCATCAGTGCATGTGCTATTATCTTTAATATAATAATTGCTTATCAAGCAATACCTGTAGTGGGATCAAATATGTTCTTCTGCTACATGACACTTTCCTAAACCATTTTCAAAGTATGGCAACACTGGACAGCATGGGGATCCCAATTGAATATTAAATCAAGCGCAGTTCAAGTTCATTTCACGAACTACATGGTCTTTTGCATATATATTCATCATCTGTTCTCATGGCTTGACTGTTGGCAAAGGGATGATGTTAAGTACTTGGAAAGTTGTTGGTTGGGAAATGAGTGTTCCCGTTCACCTTTTTTACTTGTTAAACCCTCTCTTTGATTATTTTGATAATCTTTGTTCTCCCTCCTGCAGTATGTACGACCTGGTGCTCCAACCGGTGGGGCTCCTGGTGCTCCTGGCCAATTCCGTCCACCTGGACCCCAGGGACCTTTTTCTGGTCGAGGAAGAGGAGACTGGCGGCCTGGTGCTGGTAGGGGCATGAATAAAGGTTTTCATTCAGGCTATGGAATGACTCCATGGGGTGGTGCTGGTCGTGGTTTCGGTGGCGGACTAGATTTCACACTTCCTCCTCACAAGTAAGTTAACTGGTAGACATGATAAGACCCGTAGGTCATTTTATGCTTCGCTCGCTGCAAACTCTGTTTATCTGTTGCAGTTGTGAGCGTGCATTAGGGTTATTATTGTTACATGCTCTGGCAAATGCCAATTTTGCATGCACTTAAAAGGAATTTAACTCAACACTTTGAATATATCTACCATTCTCAACTCAAGCGCGCAGAGTCAAGCCATATACTAATATTTGTTACTCTTTTTTTTGGATGAGGGGGGGTGGGGATTGAATTCTAGGTTGGAATCAAGGAATTATTTGTGTGCTTCCCGTTGTTATTTCAGTTATATCTGGACAACTATTCTATTTTATGCTCATTACATGCCTTCTCCTAAACACAATTTATTCGTCTCAGGATAATTTTTGATATTGACATTGACACCACATTTGAGGAAAAGCCATGGAAATACTCTGGTGCTGAAATTTCAGACTTCTTCAACTTTGGGCTTGATGAGGAGAAATGGAAAGACTACTGCAAGCAACTGGTCAGTCCTTGTTTAACATTTGGTAGCAATATAGTTTTTTCCCCTTCTCTATTGTCCTTCTGTAAACTACTGATATATTTTTCACCAGGATCAATCACGATTGGAGTCCACAATGCAATCTAGAATACGGGTGTACGAGAGTGGGCGCTCAGAACAGGTTCCTTCTAACCTCATTTGCTGAAACATTGATCCAATGAGCTATGTACTTTTGTGCCTGTTAACAGTATTTAATTGGTTTTATTCAGGACTACGATCCAGATTTGCCACCGGAGCTAGCTGCTGCGGCTGGCCATCACGACATATCTGCTGATAATCGGAATAAAGTAGATAATGGACATGCAGATTTCAGTGCCCAAGGGAGAGTTCCTACAAGCAACCGACCTGCAGTGGTAACCCCACGACGTCTCTGTGTACACGTATTTGGTTCACATTTTTTAGTCTTTCATATTCTCTCCGTTTTTATGTACAAAGGCCACTACCAAAAATACAGTTTGCATCTATACAAGTCCACTATCTCTTCCTGAGAAGAATTGCTTAGATTTTTGCCTAGTATGATGGTGCTTATTTATGCAAATGTTGCATGCAGCTATAGAGAAAGCGGCACCACATGCAACATGTTTAATTAGCCCGGAACACGAGAGGTTTTCCACACAATTAATCGCACCATTTATTAGTTGGCTTTGTTTTCTTGGTATCTGAAAAATGTGATAAAGGCCTTGTATtcaaaaacggagggagtatcttgttTAGCTATCCTTGTTTACTTATGTACTCTCACATTCTGTTGTACACTTGTACATGTGCTACAATACAGTTTTTGACATACAACCATGTGCATCTTTTCAGTAATCATGTGACATTTGGTTACCATTCTGTAGTTTTGAGTTATCTTTATTTTAAACTACTACTTAGAAATTAGTTCCTCATTGGAAGTTAAAAACTGTGCTGGTCATCATGCAAAACTATCAGAAATTGTAGGTGTGTttttgttcttttatttgtttggtGTTACCGTTCACTGTTCAGTCAAACTACTAAGAGTATCTTTTTTCCCTCTCCAGATGATGGGCAGACCTATACAAGTTGAAACTGGTTATGGAGAACGTTTTCCGTCTGCTGATACACGTTCGCGAATGCGTGATTCGGATTCTGTTATAGAGGTAAGTTGTCATCCTGCTTTGGCATATGTTTAAATTGTCTCACTAGGAGCTCTTCAATTCTAAGCATTGTCTCTGGTTTCAGATTGTATGTGAGGCTCCGGCAGATGATCCAATAGTTGCTGATAGTTCAGTGGATCAGTCTGAGAAGGATTCTCAAGGAGGTAAAAAAAGCAACGGTGTTGAGGAGAGCGAGGTGTATACACCAGAGAAGACGAATAATTCTTCTTATAATTCCACCTTGGGAAAGGCAGAACATACCAGAAGGTTGCCTGTCTCATCTGAAGGTGATATGCTCACATCAGATGTTCACGGCCGTTCCCCGCCGAACTACAAAATAAGGGGCTCTCCTTCTCGTGGAGTAAGGTATGCAGTATCTACAAACCAAACTTGTTAATCCTAGCTAAATTATTTGTGCTGCAGTTGGCATTACGGTTGATTTTGATAATCTCGTTTTCTCAGAACTAATTTTCTGCATCAGATTATAGATAAATTCAGCACATAGCAGTTCAACAACAGCAAACTGAGTTTTAGTCTGTATTGGTGTGATTACATGAATGTTACTTCTGGATTAGAGTGAGCCAGTTGCGGTGGTCTTTTTAGCCTTTAAGTAGCAGTCCTGTTCGAAAGATCATAGTGAATTACAGTGAGTCTAGTTTATTGAAGGCCAGGCCATTGCACATTCCACCTTCACTAGACCAGATGATAGCCAAGATGTTCTCACTGAAGGAGCCAAGTTTAGTTTATATGAATCCAGTTTTTTGAAGTCCAAGGCCGTTGCACATTCCATCTTAACTAGACCAGATCATGGCCAAGGTGCTCTCACTTAAGGAGCCAAGTGGCCAGCAATTCATGCCACAGTGATACCCCTTCTACCACTATTCACATGCACGGTTACACGTAACTGATGGATTGTCATTCACATGCACGGTTACATTAACTGATGGATTGCCATTCCATGATGTGGTAGTCTGTATTGTGTTTCAATATCGAAGCCGTCCAGTATTTCATTAGTCTCTTGCCCAATTGCAAGGTTAATGCCAGGATGTTGGATTCTGGAGATCATTGGATGATGTCATTGTTCTAATTTCTCTAGCATATGCTTCCCATATTCCTTGTATTTTTTAGTTTTACGTCCTTCAGCATTTTGTTTTTGTCGAAGTTTTATCTCTGATGCTTGCCCTCAAATTGTTATTTAAAAGGTTGAAAGGACGCTCTCAGGGTGTAAACCCTAGCCGAGAAGCTGAAAGCTCCAATGAAGTACCTCGCAAAACAACATCCTCCAAGAGACGCCGTGATACCCCGAGAGATAGCAAACCTGTTGATGACTCGGAAACTAAGGATGGCTTAAAAGGGTCACCTACTGTTGCTGATGAAACGACAGACAAGCTGAGCACAGAAGATCAATTTGCTGATAATGATGATAGGCTTGCTTTGGTTGATAGTGCTGAAGCAGATGCTGATGATGCTATCTCAGAACCTCACATGGCTAGTGATACGAATGAGGGTGATCACGAGGATCATTCTAGTAAAAGGCAGAAGATCATTTCTAAGGTTGAGCAGCCCCCTAGACACAATAATAGTAGTGATCAAGTCGATTTGAAGACACTGAATAGTGAAAACAGTAGAGGAGTGAGGTCTGGTAGCAGCAAAGATCATCAGAAACGCCTTGAATCTGGTGAAGAAGTTCTGCAGGATAGGCGATCCAGACGTGTAAATGATGCGAGAAGGCATCATGATGGAGAAGAACGTGATCCCCGTCGAAAGGATGTGTCTGCTCGAGACATCAAACCTGAAATAGAAAGGACACATCTGGCTTCTAGAGGTAGGGATGATATCCACCATCCTTATGGGAACAGAGATCAGGACGTACGCGGTAAAAGTTTTGATAGGGTAAGAGAAACTGAAATTTTGCAGAGGAGAGAAGACAGCATGCACAACAGAAGAGGCAAGGAGGAAGATTTGAGACTCAACTACAATGCTGAAGTTGGTGCAAGACAGAGAAATAAGTTGAGACCTATTGATAGGAATGACAGGGATGAAGATCCTCATCCAAGGAAATTGCTGGATGATGGTGACTGGAGGGGCTCTAGACAAAGAGAGCGTGGTGATATGGTTTTGAATAGTCGTGAAAGTTTAGATGATTCTCATATCAAGAGAAAGAAAGATGAAGAGAACACCAGGAGAATGAAACCCGAGAATGAAGATGCAGTGCACGGTTATAGAGGAAGGGATGATCCAAACAGAAGGAAGAGAGAACGGGATGATGGAATTGATCAGAAAAGAAGAGACGATGGTGTTAGGATGCGGGAGAAGGCTGATGATCGTAGTTTTGTGAAGAATAAAGAGGACAACTTGCGACAGAGAGAGAAGGACGACAAGCAGAGGCCTAAGCATGAAAGCACACTGCTCCTTCAGAGAGAAGAAGGCAGAGGAACTGGTCGGGGTGGACGGGTTATGGATGAAAAAATTGTCAGTGGTGGTAGGAAGAAGGATGAATCAAGATCTGCATTGTTGAGCAAAGAAACCCAAGAGCGCAGCAAACAGAATGAGCCTGGGAGGAGAGGTCAAGGTGCAGAAGAAAACAACACGCAGAATAAAGGGCGAGCTGATGTGCGTCCACGTGATGACAATCCCAATAACAATGAAAGGAACTCCAGACAAGATAAAATAAACAAGACCCATGACAATAATCGTGTATCTAGCAGTTCTGATGCTCGCCAGGCTAATAGGGATAAGCCCAGGGAGAGCACAAGAAAGGGCAGAGGCTCTGTGCCAAATGAGCAAGATCTTCACAGATCTAGCAAGAGAAGACGGGAAGACCATGAAAGCCATCGTAGTGGGAAGGTATGAAATTCTTGTTGAAAGTAACTTTCAAAAGACATAGGCATTAGAAATTCAGGCAATTGACTAATCACCAGGTGGTGATGTGTGTTTGAGACATCTGACTTGAAACAGATTAGTGTTGTGTTTTTAAAGCTTTGCAGATCTTATACCTCTTTTGTTACAAAAGATATTGCAATATAGATGAATCATGAATTTATGATAGGATGTATTCTTAATATGCACATAGGTGTACTTTATTGTTAAAAGAAGAGCTTTTACTTAAATACTGCATGGTTCTTATTCCAAGTAAAGTTGTGTTGCATAATTGGTGACAACCATTTACCTCTATGTCTTCTGGGTTAGTCAGTGAATTTGTTTTCATAATTCTTTGATGATTGTTTTATTTTTCTGCCAAAGCCTAATCGTAATATGATATTCAAGTGCCGTTTTTCTTTTGTAACTGACAAGTTGAGTATGGTCAGATTCGTTGCTGTGTTTTTATGTTACGGTTTGAGTGCCCACATAATTCGCCGCAATGGTTCCAAATAAACCACACTATTACTTAAACCAAATTAAGTCACAATTAAGTATGGTGCATATTCTTTCCTATACATAATCAGCCTATCCTTATTACTGTGATGTAATATGCTCAACAACGATGCGGCATCAAGGAACACGATTGAATTCCCTGTTGCAGTGTTAAAAAATATACGTAATCAGCCTGTTAACAGAGGCATCAAAATGATCAACTAGCATGGTTAGTTAGTTAGTTAGGTACACGCCCAAAGGAAGTGATGAATTGGTCCGAGGAAAATTGGAACATATGGTGTTTGTCATTGCCAAGAAGAATATCAGAGGTTGAGGTTGAGTAAGTGACCTCACAGCAGAATTGTGTGGCTCTGCAGTTGAAGAGTAGGTCGACATGAGGGTTAACTAGTGTTTGCTACTACAATTAGAATAGCAAAACAACTAGTATATAGTTAGATACAGGATAGAATTTCCTCTTGGGGACGTCAAGGCAGATTGTCACATGGCGAAGTTACAAGCCAAAACACAATACAGCAAAACAGTTGACTGATGCGTGTTTTTGCATTTTCTGCACCTTGCATGCATTTTCCTGAGAAATTCTCATTAAGCATTCAACTATTATACCCCGCAAACAAAAGATCCTTGATTATATTATACATAAACACCAGTTTGATTCAATTGTACACTGCGGTGATATTCACCATTCGTGGTGGTGACCATCAAGTATGGCAGTGGTTGAAGGAGTGAAGCAGTGTTGGTCACTGGACAAGATAGACGATCATCACCTAGTCTATAGTGGGCAGTCATAGACTGTTGTGGAGTGGCTACTAGGGGTGCACATGGTCTATTGCTTGGCCTAAGGCTGTTGTAGGTGAGCTGGGGGATACTAACTACCAAGAGCTATTGCTCGAGTGTTACGTTGCCTTGATCAACAAAAATTGTGGGGATGGCAGATATCAACGAAGGGGGCCAGTTGCTGCATAGAAATAGG is a genomic window containing:
- the LOC123090929 gene encoding FIP1[V]-like protein; the protein is MEDDDEFGDLYTDIVLPTAEPPRPPPPAETPPRAAPAPNPNSAPAPASAAAAAGAEEDDDDDWLLGGGEPLAGVDPTTDWVDEDDDGGAAPAVKREVDAKPPPPAAEDPDPLMGVGADDPGAAIPGLSSSAAAGGAAGSEDWDSDSEDDLQIVLNETDGRRRLGEDEGDDEDGEDLLIVADGLHIPGMEEQEWVEDGTAAGPEGERKEGGEPGKTGPMPGGRIGYSGGGPGFNPQHHSMFKYVRPGAPTGGAPGAPGQFRPPGPQGPFSGRGRGDWRPGAGRGMNKGFHSGYGMTPWGGAGRGFGGGLDFTLPPHKIIFDIDIDTTFEEKPWKYSGAEISDFFNFGLDEEKWKDYCKQLDQSRLESTMQSRIRVYESGRSEQDYDPDLPPELAAAAGHHDISADNRNKVDNGHADFSAQGRVPTSNRPAVMMGRPIQVETGYGERFPSADTRSRMRDSDSVIEIVCEAPADDPIVADSSVDQSEKDSQGGKKSNGVEESEVYTPEKTNNSSYNSTLGKAEHTRRLPVSSEGDMLTSDVHGRSPPNYKIRGSPSRGVRLKGRSQGVNPSREAESSNEVPRKTTSSKRRRDTPRDSKPVDDSETKDGLKGSPTVADETTDKLSTEDQFADNDDRLALVDSAEADADDAISEPHMASDTNEGDHEDHSSKRQKIISKVEQPPRHNNSSDQVDLKTLNSENSRGVRSGSSKDHQKRLESGEEVLQDRRSRRVNDARRHHDGEERDPRRKDVSARDIKPEIERTHLASRGRDDIHHPYGNRDQDVRGKSFDRVRETEILQRREDSMHNRRGKEEDLRLNYNAEVGARQRNKLRPIDRNDRDEDPHPRKLLDDGDWRGSRQRERGDMVLNSRESLDDSHIKRKKDEENTRRMKPENEDAVHGYRGRDDPNRRKRERDDGIDQKRRDDGVRMREKADDRSFVKNKEDNLRQREKDDKQRPKHESTLLLQREEGRGTGRGGRVMDEKIVSGGRKKDESRSALLSKETQERSKQNEPGRRGQGAEENNTQNKGRADVRPRDDNPNNNERNSRQDKINKTHDNNRVSSSSDARQANRDKPRESTRKGRGSVPNEQDLHRSSKRRREDHESHRSGKVEVKGGREQENGRDHATSSKTSKNPQRHDSFVKQGEEEAMSDDENTDDSRRGRSKLERWTSHKEIDYSTIDNETTHAFPSIKADVQPPTADASGKSDVPAIVVSSDMKNSGDNGQASEMTAEERDRHLDTVERLKRRSERFKLPMPGEKEVPQNKKVDAEVQTPQNESPAADVEVKPERPARKRRWAGS